CGCCGCCCAGGTCTACCCGGGCGACGGCCAGTGCTCGGCCGGCGACCAGTGGTGCGCCGACTCGATCGCCCAGCGCACCCTGGGCGGCATCAAGCACGGCAAGATCAGCTGGCAGAACCGGCCGACGTTCCAGCAGGTGGTGGAGTACACGTCGCACCGGTGACCAGGCGCCGGCGAACCGGCGTTGGCGAACACTCGTCGGCCAACGCCGGTGGGCCGGGTCGACAGGTCAGGTGACGCGGCCCGCCGCCAGTACCAGCCGCGCCAGTTCGGGGTGCACGATGTCGCTGTGTGCCCCGGACGGCGGACCGCCGTGGCAGACGACCGAGGCCGCGTCCACGTTCACGCACCCCGCGGAGGGCAGCCCTCCGCCCAGGGCCGCCGCGAGGTCCAGCCGGGCGGTCCCCGGCACCGCCTGCACCCCGTCGTGCCCCATGGCACCCCACTCCGGGCCCAGCACGGCCGCGATCTCGCTGCCCGCACACGAGCGGTCGTCCCCGGACAGCCGGGAGGCCAGCGGATAGAACGTGCCGAGCGCCGCGTCGAAGTGCGAGTAGCAGCACACCAGCGGCCCGTCGATCCGCCGCTGCTGGTCCTTGAGCGCCCCCGCCTTGTCGGGGGCCTGCGGCACCCGGTCCGCGAACGCGTAGTGCGAGAAGGCCCCTTGCAGGAGCGTCACCGACTTCACCGTGCGCACCCCGTCGGGCAGCCCGCGCAGTGCGAACGACACCAGCCGCCCGCCGAAGCTGTGCCCGGCCAGATGCACCCGCACCCCGGGCGCCGCCTGCGCCACCTGCCCGATCACCGGCCCGAGCCCCTGCTCGCCGACCGTCCCGGCCCGCCGTTTCATCGTGTAGTACGTCGCCTGCCGCAGCAGTTCCTTGGCGCCGTCCCAGGGGTTCGGAATGCTGAACCCCTCCGGTGCGGCGGACGACCGGACCGCGGCCAGCGCCTCGGCGAACTCCCCGCACACGGTCGCCGGGTCCTCGGTGAACACGCGCGGCTCGCCCTCCTCCCCGGTGTCGGCCACGCCGGGCCGCTCCCCGTCCACCAGCAGCCGCACCAGCCGCCCGAACTCCGTCAACCCCTGTGTGCCACCCGGCGGTTCGTCCAGCATCCGGGCCAGCTGGTCGAGGACGGGCGCCCGGCCCGGAAAGGTCTCCAGCAGGGCGCGCCGGGTGTCCTTGTCCAGCGCCGGGCCCGGTGCCGTCTCGGCCGCCAGGGCCGCCGGCGACTTCGGGAAGTCGGGGATCGGCTCGTCGCTGAACCGCATCGACGGCCAGATCACGCCCACGTACCCGAGCCGGGCCCGGGGCGCGAGCGCCGGGAGCGGGGCGAAGAAACGGCGGTACAGCGCGGTCGCGCCCGAGCGGTCGTTGTTCCAGCCGTGCGAGAACACGATCAGGTCGCGGACGCCCTGCTCCGCGACCTGCGCCGTCAGCCGGTCGCGTTCGGGCGGGTCCACGTCCCCGTCCGCGTCGAAGGTCAGCTCCCAGTAGGGAGTCACGCTCATCCCAGGATCCGCCATGTCAGGCTCCCTCGTCCCCCCGGAAACGATGCGTTGCGGGCGTATCGTCCTGCGGAGGGGCGAAGTTGGCCATACAGTGCGGCTCACCTGTACAGGAGATATTCCTTTCGAACCCGGCGGAACGCGGCCAGCTCGTCCTGCCAGGCGCCGGTCACCTCGTCGGTGCCCGCCCCCGCGTCGATCATGGTGCGCACCCGGGAGGAGCCGGTGAGCTTGTCGATCCAGTCGTCCGGCCGCCACGCGAAGCCGCCCCAGACCTTGCGCACGGTCACCAGCAGTGCGATCCCGGTGCGTACGGGGTCGTAGACGGCCCGGTCGTGCACATGGATCTGCACCCCGCCGACCGTCTTGCCCTGGAACTTGGAGAAGGTGGGCGCGAAGTACGCCTCCCTGAACCGCACGCCGGGCAGCGCGAGTTCGTTCGCCGCGGCGGCCCATCGGCCGTCGACGCCCTCGGCGCCGAGCAGTTCGAAGGGACGGGTCGTGCCCCGGCCCTCGGAGACGTTGGTCCCCTCGAACATGCAGGTGCCGGAGTAGACGAGGGCCGTGTCCGGGGTCGGCATGTTCGGGCTCGGCGGCACCCACGGCAGCGCGGAGCGGTCGTACCAGTCCGACCGCTTCCACCCGCTCATCAGCACGGTCTCCAGCGCTACGGCCCTGCTCAGGAACTCGCCGTTGAACAGCCGCGCCAGCTCCGCGACGGTCATGCCGTGTGCCTGCGCGATGGGCTGCCGGCCGACGAACGTGGCGAACTCCTTGTGCAGGACCGGCCCTTGGGCCTCGCGGCCGGTCACCGGATTGGGCCGGTCGAGGACGACGAACCGTTTGCCCGCGAGCTGTGCGGCCTCCATGCAGTCGTACAGCGTCCAGATGTACGTGTAGAAGCGGGCGCCGACGTCCTGGATGTCGAAGACGACCGTGTCGACGCCGGAGGC
Above is a genomic segment from Streptomyces fodineus containing:
- a CDS encoding serine-threonine protein kinase, with product MADPGMSVTPYWELTFDADGDVDPPERDRLTAQVAEQGVRDLIVFSHGWNNDRSGATALYRRFFAPLPALAPRARLGYVGVIWPSMRFSDEPIPDFPKSPAALAAETAPGPALDKDTRRALLETFPGRAPVLDQLARMLDEPPGGTQGLTEFGRLVRLLVDGERPGVADTGEEGEPRVFTEDPATVCGEFAEALAAVRSSAAPEGFSIPNPWDGAKELLRQATYYTMKRRAGTVGEQGLGPVIGQVAQAAPGVRVHLAGHSFGGRLVSFALRGLPDGVRTVKSVTLLQGAFSHYAFADRVPQAPDKAGALKDQQRRIDGPLVCCYSHFDAALGTFYPLASRLSGDDRSCAGSEIAAVLGPEWGAMGHDGVQAVPGTARLDLAAALGGGLPSAGCVNVDAASVVCHGGPPSGAHSDIVHPELARLVLAAGRVT
- a CDS encoding exo-beta-N-acetylmuramidase NamZ domain-containing protein — encoded protein: MRLSRRNLLASATMAALPAASEHREELHTGFERLAADGYSLLKGRRVGIVTNPTGITEDARHIVDVMHQDPRVKLTAVFGPEHGFRGTAQAGGSEGRYDDPATGLPVYDTYLKSGKALADVFTASGVDTVVFDIQDVGARFYTYIWTLYDCMEAAQLAGKRFVVLDRPNPVTGREAQGPVLHKEFATFVGRQPIAQAHGMTVAELARLFNGEFLSRAVALETVLMSGWKRSDWYDRSALPWVPPSPNMPTPDTALVYSGTCMFEGTNVSEGRGTTRPFELLGAEGVDGRWAAAANELALPGVRFREAYFAPTFSKFQGKTVGGVQIHVHDRAVYDPVRTGIALLVTVRKVWGGFAWRPDDWIDKLTGSSRVRTMIDAGAGTDEVTGAWQDELAAFRRVRKEYLLYR